A DNA window from Selenomonas sp. oral taxon 126 contains the following coding sequences:
- a CDS encoding DUF4194 domain-containing protein, with amino-acid sequence MKLELLNEEERIRIRNVIQSLLACNFLTREHDAALYIAARRYREELAEYFQVIGWEFRVDERYEIVWLLSTGMAHRRALTMEESIWLLVLRLIYEEKRTGLNLSTFPMTTLAEIRAKYLALHLPDLKKTALQRLTQLSKQYRLADVLDRELSEEARIRLFHTLALAVDGEELSELHKRLAIYRQRKEEDDEETAENEGH; translated from the coding sequence ATGAAGCTGGAACTGCTGAACGAAGAGGAACGCATACGCATTCGGAACGTCATACAGTCGCTTTTGGCGTGCAATTTTCTGACACGCGAACACGATGCGGCGCTCTACATCGCGGCGCGGCGCTACCGCGAAGAGCTTGCGGAGTATTTTCAGGTGATCGGCTGGGAGTTCCGCGTGGACGAGCGCTATGAGATCGTGTGGCTGCTCTCCACGGGGATGGCGCATAGGCGTGCCCTGACGATGGAGGAGAGTATATGGCTGCTCGTGCTGCGCCTCATCTATGAGGAAAAGCGTACAGGGCTGAACCTGAGCACATTCCCTATGACTACGCTCGCAGAGATCCGCGCCAAGTATCTGGCACTGCATCTGCCCGACCTCAAGAAAACGGCGCTGCAGCGCCTCACGCAGCTCTCGAAGCAATACCGTCTCGCGGATGTACTCGATCGGGAGCTGTCCGAGGAGGCGCGCATCCGTCTCTTCCACACGCTTGCACTCGCCGTCGACGGGGAGGAGCTGTCGGAACTGCACAAGAGACTGGCGATCTATCGGCAGAGAAAGGAGGAGGACGATGAAGAAACTGCGGAAAATGAAGGTCATTAA
- the gdhA gene encoding NADP-specific glutamate dehydrogenase, giving the protein MSDMKQYVNDILDLVSKRDPDQQHFKNTVSEVFTSVVPLLEKHPEYKAHKILESMIEPDRVITFRVPWVDDKGEIQVNRGYRVQMSSTLGPYKGGLRFHPSVTLDILKFLAFEQVFKNALTGLPIGGAKGGSDFDPHGRSDNEVMKFCQSFMTELYRHIGPNVDVPAGDIGVGGREIGYLFGQYKRIRDSYDAGVLTGKRTDYWGSLARTEATGYGLLYFVQDMLEAKGIDIAGKTVVVSGAGNVATYAIEKAQEFGAKVVTCSDSNGYIYDPDGIDLAAVKDIKEVRRARIKEYADTHPNAEYHEGCAGVWSVKCDIALPCATQSEIDLESAKLLVANGVQAVGEGANMPSTLDAIAYFQSNKVLFAPAKAANAGGVAVSALEMSQNSERRQWTFEKVDKRLRKIMSHIYRDAKKNAELYADPDDLVAGANITAFSKVANVMLAHGLV; this is encoded by the coding sequence ATGTCTGACATGAAACAGTATGTAAACGATATTCTCGATCTGGTGTCGAAGCGCGACCCCGATCAACAGCATTTCAAGAATACGGTATCCGAGGTTTTTACATCCGTTGTTCCTCTGTTGGAGAAACATCCCGAGTACAAGGCGCACAAGATTCTCGAGTCCATGATTGAGCCTGATCGCGTCATCACGTTCCGCGTGCCGTGGGTGGATGACAAGGGCGAGATTCAGGTCAACCGCGGTTACCGCGTGCAGATGTCCAGCACGCTTGGTCCGTACAAGGGCGGTCTGCGCTTCCATCCGAGCGTCACGCTCGACATCCTGAAGTTTCTCGCCTTCGAGCAGGTCTTCAAGAACGCGCTGACGGGGCTTCCGATCGGCGGCGCCAAGGGCGGCTCGGACTTCGACCCGCACGGGCGCTCCGACAACGAGGTCATGAAGTTCTGCCAGAGCTTTATGACGGAGCTCTATCGCCACATCGGCCCGAACGTGGATGTTCCTGCGGGCGACATCGGCGTCGGCGGACGCGAGATCGGCTATCTCTTCGGCCAGTACAAGCGCATCCGCGACTCCTATGACGCGGGCGTCCTCACGGGCAAGCGCACGGATTACTGGGGCAGCCTTGCACGCACCGAGGCGACGGGCTACGGACTCCTCTACTTTGTGCAGGATATGCTCGAGGCAAAGGGCATCGACATTGCGGGCAAGACGGTCGTCGTCTCGGGCGCGGGCAATGTTGCGACCTATGCGATCGAAAAGGCGCAGGAATTTGGCGCGAAGGTTGTCACCTGCTCCGACTCGAACGGCTACATCTACGATCCGGACGGCATCGACCTCGCTGCGGTCAAGGACATCAAGGAAGTCCGCCGTGCTCGCATCAAGGAGTATGCAGACACGCATCCGAACGCCGAGTACCATGAAGGCTGCGCGGGTGTCTGGTCGGTGAAATGCGATATCGCGCTGCCGTGCGCAACGCAGAGCGAGATCGATCTGGAGTCTGCAAAGCTGCTCGTTGCAAACGGCGTACAGGCGGTCGGCGAGGGCGCAAACATGCCGTCGACACTCGACGCGATTGCATACTTCCAGAGCAACAAGGTTCTCTTTGCTCCGGCAAAGGCGGCAAATGCGGGCGGCGTCGCCGTCTCCGCGCTCGAGATGTCGCAGAACTCCGAGCGCCGTCAGTGGACGTTCGAGAAGGTGGACAAGCGCCTCCGCAAGATCATGAGCCACATCTACCGCGATGCAAAGAAGAATGCGGAGCTCTATGCCGACCCCGACGATCTCGTCGCGGGTGCGAACATCACCGCGTTCTCGAAGGTTGCGAACGTCATGCTCGCACACGGTCTCGTGTAA
- the rlmH gene encoding 23S rRNA (pseudouridine(1915)-N(3))-methyltransferase RlmH has product MKVTVICAGKLKEKYLRDGIAEYEKRLRPYADVRTIEIAEERMKEKPSAAEKADILRREGERLLAQLPQDAYLIVLDVGGAELSSEELAAKIDRLGVDGQSHISFLIGGPFGLADEVRKRADLRLSFSHFTLPHQLIRLFLMEQIYRTFKISRNEPYHL; this is encoded by the coding sequence GTGAAGGTCACCGTCATCTGCGCGGGCAAACTGAAGGAGAAATATCTGCGTGACGGCATCGCAGAGTACGAAAAACGCCTGCGCCCCTACGCGGACGTGCGCACGATTGAGATTGCAGAGGAGCGCATGAAGGAGAAGCCCTCTGCGGCGGAGAAGGCGGACATCCTGCGGCGTGAGGGGGAGCGTCTTCTCGCGCAGCTGCCGCAGGACGCCTATCTCATCGTGCTCGATGTGGGCGGTGCGGAGCTGTCCTCGGAGGAGCTTGCGGCAAAGATTGACCGACTTGGTGTCGATGGGCAGAGCCATATTTCCTTTCTGATCGGTGGTCCCTTTGGTCTCGCAGATGAGGTCAGGAAGCGTGCAGATCTCCGCCTTTCGTTCTCGCACTTCACGTTGCCACACCAGCTCATCCGACTCTTTCTCATGGAGCAGATCTACCGTACGTTCAAGATCAGCCGCAACGAACCATATCATCTATAA
- a CDS encoding FkbM family methyltransferase, with translation MSKFRERFSHIRAQCESAAFRSDIRQLRDKFHGSPLVLYGAGDLGTRTAQWLFRSGIRPECFCDRSGSGIHGETALPIISPKDLLLHYKGANILICSIAHAHDIRQDLLLSGMSEERIFIVENLPIHAMMIEDFLPHVDGYEWAYDFFADDISKEIICNRVEGYLLSAPLQPSQGAEYFDRSAGVMLSSEEVFVDGGMFDGDTAMAFVRQTKGHFRHYYGFEIDDTNYGKAVQNLTGMEHMTLVQKGLWSGEAERHYRTNLSASSKLSESGDGVIQVTSLDQFFADLPDQPTLIKLDIEGAEKEALLGAEHMIKRALPKLAICAYHKPEDIYTLSQLLADYDVGYQFTLRHYSDNLLDTVLYAVQ, from the coding sequence ATGAGTAAATTTCGCGAACGGTTCTCCCATATACGCGCACAATGCGAAAGTGCAGCGTTCCGGTCAGACATCCGCCAGCTGCGGGATAAATTTCACGGCAGTCCCCTTGTTTTGTACGGAGCGGGTGATCTCGGCACACGTACCGCCCAATGGCTTTTTCGTAGCGGCATCCGTCCGGAGTGTTTCTGTGACCGCAGCGGCAGCGGGATCCACGGAGAGACCGCGCTGCCGATCATATCTCCGAAAGATTTATTGCTGCATTACAAAGGGGCAAATATACTGATATGCTCGATCGCGCATGCACATGATATTCGACAGGATCTGCTATTGTCGGGCATGTCGGAGGAGCGTATTTTCATCGTAGAAAACCTGCCGATCCATGCGATGATGATCGAAGACTTCTTGCCGCATGTAGATGGATATGAGTGGGCGTATGATTTTTTTGCGGATGATATTTCCAAAGAGATCATATGCAATCGCGTGGAGGGATATTTGCTGTCCGCACCGCTCCAACCGTCTCAGGGCGCAGAATATTTTGATCGTTCGGCGGGGGTCATGTTGAGCAGCGAGGAAGTCTTTGTGGACGGGGGCATGTTCGACGGCGATACAGCGATGGCATTCGTTCGTCAGACGAAGGGGCATTTCCGACACTATTACGGTTTTGAAATCGATGACACCAACTATGGGAAAGCCGTCCAAAACCTCACAGGCATGGAACATATGACATTGGTGCAAAAAGGTCTGTGGTCCGGCGAAGCCGAACGTCACTATCGCACAAATCTAAGCGCGAGTTCAAAGCTTTCCGAATCCGGCGATGGGGTCATACAGGTGACAAGTCTGGATCAATTTTTTGCGGATTTGCCCGATCAGCCGACCCTGATCAAGCTGGATATCGAAGGTGCGGAGAAAGAGGCTCTTCTTGGCGCGGAACACATGATCAAGCGTGCTCTGCCGAAACTGGCGATTTGCGCGTATCACAAACCGGAGGACATCTATACCCTGTCCCAATTATTGGCAGATTATGATGTGGGTTATCAATTTACGCTGCGTCATTACAGTGACAACTTGTTGGACACGGTGCTGTACGCCGTGCAATAG
- a CDS encoding Wadjet anti-phage system protein JetD domain-containing protein, with the protein MRQAESRTYYEREILSILLEKYERSNAAIGGAGRRPQFRLRKSPLAAAYTDELDADRREAIEAAAEELERQGMISVVWEHHGTGRIERILLAVDAAQLYERMGRTMPLMRVEEYRADILALTASAAIWVRRCCNAAHTILSENKIPSFLPREKEIRRDLIRAILSLPAAGENAIPKRVFSQRVFGNSKYFERCIEAPLLILLRRFAEEPCETDAAYLDMAGISGHHGKVWIAGHMDFSLHGRAYALADFAGGIELTYDTVAAMEIDALPSSVLTVENLTNAEVLAQEKADRLLVYTAGFPNRTIQALLSKIAGKQPPTVRHWGDLDYGGIRIFEYLRKHFFSHLMPYRMDVEELRAHRAFAQHLTDAQKKRLKELLRREAFALWHELIRVMLSEGIWLEQEALLWENDMTS; encoded by the coding sequence ATGAGGCAAGCGGAGAGCAGGACTTACTATGAGCGGGAGATTCTGAGCATCCTGTTGGAAAAATATGAGCGCAGCAACGCTGCCATCGGCGGGGCGGGACGGCGGCCTCAGTTTCGCCTGCGGAAATCCCCGCTTGCCGCCGCCTATACGGACGAGCTCGACGCAGATCGGCGTGAGGCAATCGAGGCGGCGGCAGAGGAGCTCGAACGGCAGGGCATGATCTCTGTCGTGTGGGAGCATCATGGCACGGGACGGATCGAGCGCATTCTGCTTGCAGTGGATGCGGCGCAGCTCTATGAGCGTATGGGGCGCACAATGCCGCTCATGCGTGTGGAGGAATACCGCGCTGACATCTTGGCGCTGACAGCGTCTGCAGCCATATGGGTACGGCGCTGCTGCAATGCGGCACACACAATATTGTCGGAGAACAAGATTCCCTCCTTCCTGCCTAGGGAGAAGGAGATTCGCCGCGATCTGATCCGCGCCATCCTCTCATTGCCTGCTGCGGGGGAGAATGCCATACCGAAGCGTGTATTCAGTCAGCGAGTCTTTGGCAACAGCAAGTATTTTGAACGATGCATCGAGGCGCCCCTGCTCATACTTCTGCGACGATTTGCGGAGGAACCCTGTGAAACGGATGCCGCGTATCTGGATATGGCGGGCATCAGTGGTCATCATGGAAAAGTCTGGATTGCGGGGCATATGGATTTTTCGCTGCACGGCAGAGCGTATGCGCTTGCCGACTTTGCGGGCGGGATCGAGCTGACATATGATACCGTTGCCGCGATGGAGATTGACGCGTTGCCGTCCTCCGTCCTGACGGTCGAGAATCTGACCAATGCAGAGGTGCTTGCACAGGAGAAGGCGGATCGTCTCCTCGTCTATACCGCAGGATTTCCAAATCGAACCATACAAGCGCTGCTATCCAAGATTGCGGGAAAACAGCCGCCTACCGTACGGCACTGGGGCGATCTGGATTATGGCGGAATTCGCATTTTTGAATATCTGCGCAAGCACTTCTTTTCACATCTAATGCCGTATCGGATGGACGTGGAGGAACTGCGCGCCCATCGTGCCTTTGCCCAGCATTTGACAGACGCACAGAAAAAACGCCTCAAGGAGCTTCTTCGTCGTGAGGCTTTTGCCCTGTGGCACGAACTCATCCGCGTCATGCTCTCCGAGGGCATATGGTTGGAGCAGGAAGCTCTTTTGTGGGAAAATGATATGACATCATAG
- a CDS encoding MBL fold metallo-hydrolase, translating to MQTIYRKKEYDVRKKGGCSLQVSILASGSKGNSVYVELDGARILIDAGISAARITKGLRARGVEPQSLDAVLVTHEHIDHVRGLKTLAKQYHVPILATQGTLAGIDGGATFAEDMYRISDDFTVGAVTVRPFPISHDAAEPCGFRLEGSHCCTLATDLGIVTETVQEAMEGADVLVLEANHDADLLRRGSYPWPLKRRILSNRGHLANGDAAWALTRMKKPPHKVYLAHLSEENNRPTLARDTVNDILASRGITLDIESCLPEGGAEIIM from the coding sequence ATGCAGACAATTTACAGAAAAAAGGAATATGATGTGCGAAAGAAAGGGGGTTGTTCGTTGCAGGTATCGATACTGGCGAGCGGGAGCAAGGGAAACTCTGTCTATGTGGAGCTGGACGGTGCTCGTATTCTGATCGATGCGGGCATCAGTGCGGCGCGGATCACGAAGGGGCTGCGCGCGCGCGGTGTCGAGCCACAGTCTCTGGACGCCGTACTCGTGACGCATGAGCATATCGACCATGTGCGCGGGCTGAAAACGCTCGCCAAGCAGTACCATGTGCCGATCCTTGCGACGCAGGGAACGCTCGCGGGCATTGACGGCGGTGCGACATTTGCAGAGGATATGTACCGCATTTCGGATGATTTCACGGTCGGTGCTGTGACCGTGCGCCCCTTTCCGATCTCGCACGATGCGGCAGAGCCGTGCGGCTTTCGCCTCGAAGGTTCGCACTGCTGCACGCTGGCAACGGATCTCGGTATTGTGACCGAGACGGTGCAGGAGGCGATGGAGGGAGCCGATGTGCTCGTACTTGAGGCGAATCACGACGCCGACCTTCTGCGCCGGGGTAGCTACCCGTGGCCGCTCAAGCGGCGCATTCTCTCGAATCGCGGACATCTTGCGAACGGTGACGCCGCATGGGCGCTCACGCGTATGAAGAAGCCCCCGCACAAGGTCTATCTCGCGCATCTCTCGGAGGAGAACAACCGTCCGACGCTCGCGCGCGATACGGTGAATGACATCCTCGCCTCACGCGGCATCACGCTCGACATAGAGAGCTGTCTGCCGGAGGGCGGGGCAGAAATTATTATGTGA
- a CDS encoding glycosyltransferase family 2 protein — translation MATKVSVIMLTYNREMFVGHMIECILAQTFRDFEFIIVDNGATDRSGVIADEYAAQDSRIRVIHRERGNIGSGRNAGLDAATGDYIAFVDDDDSCTPDFLEFLYRLAVENNAEVSICGAADKAFDEKRIMTAEEALIELMWRKKYNMAFPTKMYRRNIAAGLRFPEDGTYDDIALMYRLLALPQRVAYHGQPKYTFNRHGGNHSAWTTNYHLFTPQTLDEYLHTYRERTVWLSGLFPNSTAAFRYFEWSFMISMVDKIHRFGLSDCTAQLHAMMHALQLCREEFLHSDFILDFEKEWVERYL, via the coding sequence ATGGCAACGAAAGTCAGTGTAATCATGCTGACATATAACCGCGAAATGTTTGTTGGGCATATGATAGAATGTATTCTCGCCCAGACATTTCGTGATTTTGAGTTCATTATCGTAGATAACGGAGCGACAGATCGTTCCGGCGTAATTGCTGACGAATACGCTGCGCAGGACTCCAGAATCCGCGTCATTCACCGGGAACGCGGCAACATCGGTTCCGGACGCAATGCGGGCCTGGATGCGGCAACGGGCGATTATATCGCGTTTGTTGACGACGACGACAGCTGTACGCCGGATTTTTTGGAGTTCCTGTATCGTCTCGCAGTTGAAAACAATGCCGAGGTCAGCATCTGCGGAGCGGCGGACAAGGCGTTTGATGAAAAGCGCATCATGACTGCCGAGGAAGCCCTGATTGAACTCATGTGGCGCAAGAAGTATAATATGGCGTTCCCAACCAAGATGTACCGACGTAACATTGCCGCTGGTCTGCGCTTTCCGGAGGACGGCACATACGATGATATTGCGCTGATGTACCGCCTGCTGGCACTCCCGCAGCGGGTTGCCTATCACGGACAGCCGAAATACACGTTCAACCGACACGGAGGAAATCATTCCGCATGGACTACGAACTATCATCTGTTCACGCCCCAGACGCTTGATGAATATCTCCATACCTACAGGGAGCGCACGGTCTGGCTGAGCGGCCTGTTTCCGAACAGTACGGCGGCATTTCGGTATTTTGAATGGTCATTTATGATTTCCATGGTGGACAAGATCCATCGTTTTGGGCTGTCAGATTGTACCGCGCAGCTTCACGCCATGATGCACGCGTTGCAGCTATGCCGGGAAGAATTTTTACATAGCGATTTCATACTTGACTTTGAAAAGGAATGGGTGGAAAGATACCTATGA
- a CDS encoding S1C family serine protease, translating into MNIRSKKRKGIALVAAAVMASFVIFGGCSMGTAADNSVGGMKPAQTVDVSGLSDARNTPVVRAAKAVGPAVVGITNKAVARDWFNNPVETEGVGSGVIFRSDGYIVTNNHVISGAKEIIVSLSDGRSLKGKLIGQDEFTDLAVVKVDAKDLPTAVFGNSDAVVVGEPAIAIGNPLGLEFQGSVTVGVISALNRTLDVSDKRVKLLQTDAAISPGNSGGALVNADGEVIGINSAKVAAAAVEGMGFAIPINTVENIVNELIEKGYVARPYLGVSVFDPMTAERYGYQLNIDKGVYIFRLALDGPCGKAGFQRGDIILEIDGEEVNSVAELRSKIASYKVGDKVTVTYDRNDTKRKTEVTLEEMPQEDR; encoded by the coding sequence ATGAACATCCGAAGCAAGAAGCGCAAGGGCATTGCCCTCGTCGCCGCAGCTGTCATGGCGTCCTTTGTCATCTTCGGCGGCTGCTCGATGGGGACGGCGGCTGACAACTCGGTCGGCGGGATGAAGCCGGCGCAGACGGTCGACGTCTCAGGTCTTTCGGACGCGCGCAATACGCCCGTCGTGCGTGCGGCAAAGGCGGTCGGCCCTGCGGTCGTCGGCATTACGAACAAGGCAGTCGCGCGCGACTGGTTCAACAACCCCGTCGAGACGGAGGGCGTCGGCTCGGGCGTGATCTTCCGCAGCGACGGCTACATCGTGACGAACAACCACGTCATCAGCGGGGCGAAGGAGATCATTGTCTCTCTCTCCGACGGGCGCAGCCTCAAGGGCAAGCTCATCGGGCAGGATGAGTTCACCGATCTCGCCGTGGTAAAGGTGGATGCAAAGGATCTGCCGACGGCGGTCTTTGGCAACTCGGATGCCGTTGTGGTCGGCGAGCCCGCCATTGCGATCGGCAACCCGCTTGGGCTCGAGTTCCAGGGCAGTGTCACGGTCGGTGTCATCAGCGCGCTGAACCGCACGCTCGATGTCAGCGACAAGCGCGTGAAGCTCCTGCAGACCGACGCGGCGATCAGTCCCGGCAACTCGGGCGGCGCGCTCGTGAATGCGGACGGCGAGGTCATCGGCATCAACAGCGCGAAGGTCGCGGCAGCCGCTGTCGAGGGCATGGGCTTTGCCATCCCGATCAATACGGTGGAGAACATCGTCAATGAGCTGATCGAAAAGGGCTATGTGGCGCGTCCGTATCTCGGCGTCTCCGTCTTTGATCCGATGACGGCAGAACGCTACGGATACCAGCTGAACATCGACAAGGGCGTCTATATCTTCCGCCTCGCACTCGATGGGCCGTGCGGCAAGGCGGGCTTCCAGCGCGGCGACATCATCCTCGAGATCGACGGCGAGGAGGTCAACAGTGTTGCAGAGCTGCGCTCGAAGATCGCCTCGTACAAGGTCGGCGACAAGGTGACTGTGACCTATGACCGCAACGATACGAAGCGCAAGACGGAGGTCACGCTCGAAGAGATGCCGCAGGAGGATCGGTGA
- a CDS encoding SbcC/MukB-like Walker B domain-containing protein, which yields EFKAHFIFSMREAIESARHEFRDLNYSLDQFQFHKDKYSFLITPSAKYKPFYDAVMTADWEMAGGLFAETDAAANEQAMELFEKLVKGTPEEQEEFSDYRRYLDYDIRITDTAGQSYLYSRVLRQTSGGETQTPFYIAILAAFQQIYNEKTIRLTVFDEAFNKMDEERIKSCIQLIKRMDVQLIVAVPDEKLAAIAPLMGQSIIVTNAGNHCFTDELGDVRTWEKGMTHEASGEQDLL from the coding sequence TGGAGTTCAAGGCGCATTTCATCTTCAGCATGCGCGAGGCGATCGAGAGCGCGCGGCATGAATTCCGTGACCTGAACTATTCGCTCGATCAATTTCAGTTTCACAAGGATAAATACAGCTTCCTCATCACGCCCAGCGCGAAGTACAAGCCGTTTTACGATGCGGTCATGACGGCGGATTGGGAGATGGCGGGCGGGCTCTTTGCAGAGACCGATGCGGCAGCAAACGAGCAGGCAATGGAGTTGTTTGAAAAACTGGTCAAAGGCACGCCCGAGGAGCAGGAGGAGTTCTCCGACTATCGGCGCTATCTCGACTATGACATCCGCATCACGGATACGGCGGGGCAGTCCTATCTGTACTCGCGCGTTCTGCGGCAGACCTCGGGCGGCGAGACGCAGACACCGTTCTACATTGCAATCCTCGCTGCGTTTCAGCAGATTTACAACGAAAAGACCATACGCCTCACCGTCTTTGATGAGGCGTTCAACAAAATGGATGAGGAGCGCATCAAATCCTGCATCCAGCTCATCAAGCGCATGGACGTGCAGCTGATTGTCGCCGTCCCGGATGAAAAGCTCGCCGCCATTGCGCCCCTGATGGGTCAGTCGATCATTGTAACGAATGCGGGCAACCATTGCTTTACCGATGAACTGGGCGATGTGCGGACATGGGAGAAGGGGATGACACATGAGGCAAGCGGAGAGCAGGACTTACTATGA
- a CDS encoding Wadjet anti-phage system protein JetA family protein, translating to MCVRPTSALYLQQAGSARTESMIAGVLLAIAEAREERTEVGGLPRLFRLQGMDMLLPASRYVPRKKRILEPAAATPVRDVDEALRARVRRESAERVARGISRQKIEAWILDVLGQRGSMEIEELLTLLRETAEPDLLQLLYVYLYGHDELAKYQLGRHKEIREQDTIRYSNRTVRRREKRK from the coding sequence ATGTGCGTGCGTCCTACGAGCGCGCTGTATTTGCAGCAGGCGGGCAGCGCGCGCACGGAGAGCATGATTGCGGGCGTCCTCCTCGCCATAGCCGAGGCACGCGAGGAGAGAACCGAGGTTGGTGGTCTGCCGCGTCTCTTTCGTCTGCAAGGGATGGATATGCTCCTGCCCGCGTCCCGCTATGTGCCGCGCAAGAAGCGCATTCTGGAACCGGCTGCGGCCACGCCCGTGCGTGACGTTGATGAGGCTCTGCGCGCGCGTGTGCGGCGTGAGAGTGCGGAGCGCGTTGCGCGCGGTATCTCGCGGCAGAAGATCGAGGCGTGGATTCTGGACGTACTCGGACAGCGCGGCTCGATGGAGATCGAGGAGCTGCTGACCCTGCTCCGCGAGACGGCGGAGCCCGACCTCCTGCAGCTGCTCTACGTCTATCTCTACGGGCACGACGAGTTGGCGAAATATCAGCTGGGCAGGCACAAGGAGATACGCGAGCAGGACACGATACGATACAGCAACCGCACGGTCAGGCGCAGGGAGAAGAGAAAATGA
- a CDS encoding ATP-binding protein, which translates to MKKLRKMKVINWHYFDEDEISFGSATMLSGHSGAGKSTLLDALQYIFIGSQTQARFNAAATQEARRTLLHYLRGKIKAEGVQYLRADEFTSYIVLEFYDDIKKVSFLAGYVVDVFRDDSLQEEFFLLDRRALSEVEFRGEDGALYTREAFHRRYAHGSSVFETGKKQWQRRLMNRLGQLSARFLPAFSRALAFRPINQVRDFIYEYILLPRDLKLDVLREVFYSYQKFERDLQGLRAQKRELETLQEHYDSFCKWRDTACEQEFVLLSYRHMREAEKLDAGRTQKESCRERVDELQVRMHEQERLSERRNLEQQEAYAAWQGNDTKRRRDELLAAQKECEEKQRALRASHRRLQQGLLRESEQIAALAAYPAGEFYALPEGSAASLGELSQVLTHVAEDGVQSEKIGQLQGELRNGGALLAEIGAGMQRGALLLEQEQTAAGARQEELRAEIEGLKRRQRKYRPEMTRLKELLE; encoded by the coding sequence ATGAAGAAACTGCGGAAAATGAAGGTCATTAACTGGCATTATTTCGATGAGGACGAGATTTCCTTCGGCTCGGCAACCATGCTCTCGGGGCACAGCGGCGCGGGCAAATCCACCCTGCTCGACGCCTTGCAGTACATCTTCATCGGGAGTCAGACACAGGCGCGGTTCAACGCTGCGGCGACACAGGAGGCACGGCGGACGCTGCTGCACTATCTGCGCGGCAAGATCAAGGCGGAGGGCGTGCAGTATCTGCGCGCGGATGAATTTACCTCCTACATCGTGCTGGAATTCTATGACGATATAAAAAAGGTTTCCTTTCTCGCAGGATATGTGGTCGATGTCTTCCGCGATGACAGCTTGCAGGAGGAATTCTTCCTGCTCGATCGACGTGCCCTCTCGGAGGTCGAGTTTCGTGGGGAGGACGGCGCGCTCTATACGCGGGAGGCATTTCATCGGCGCTATGCACACGGCAGCAGCGTCTTTGAGACGGGGAAGAAGCAGTGGCAGCGGCGCCTGATGAACCGACTGGGGCAGCTTTCCGCACGCTTCCTGCCCGCTTTTTCACGCGCTCTCGCCTTTCGCCCCATCAATCAGGTGCGCGATTTTATCTACGAGTACATCCTCCTCCCGCGCGATCTGAAGTTGGACGTCCTGCGCGAGGTGTTCTACTCCTATCAGAAATTCGAGCGCGATTTGCAGGGGCTGCGCGCGCAGAAACGCGAGCTGGAAACGCTGCAGGAGCACTATGATTCCTTCTGCAAGTGGCGGGATACGGCGTGCGAACAGGAATTTGTCCTCTTGTCCTACAGGCATATGCGTGAGGCGGAAAAGCTGGATGCGGGACGCACGCAGAAAGAGTCCTGCCGCGAACGCGTGGATGAGCTGCAGGTCAGAATGCACGAGCAGGAGCGGCTGTCCGAGCGCAGGAATCTCGAGCAGCAGGAGGCATATGCCGCGTGGCAGGGCAATGATACAAAGCGCAGGCGTGACGAACTGCTTGCAGCACAGAAGGAATGCGAGGAGAAGCAGCGTGCGCTCAGAGCATCCCATCGACGGCTTCAGCAGGGACTATTGCGCGAATCCGAGCAAATTGCGGCTCTTGCAGCATATCCTGCGGGCGAATTCTATGCGCTGCCGGAGGGTTCTGCAGCCTCCTTGGGCGAGCTGTCGCAGGTACTCACGCATGTGGCGGAGGATGGTGTACAGTCGGAGAAGATCGGGCAGCTGCAAGGAGAGTTGCGTAATGGCGGCGCACTGCTCGCCGAGATCGGCGCAGGAATGCAGCGCGGCGCACTCCTCCTTGAACAGGAACAGACGGCAGCCGGAGCGAGGCAGGAGGAACTGCGCGCGGAGATCGAGGGGCTCAAGCGGAGACAGCGCAAATACCGCCCCGAGATGACGCGGCTCAAGGAGCTCTTGGAGTAG